One window of the Asticcacaulis sp. SL142 genome contains the following:
- a CDS encoding Panacea domain-containing protein, giving the protein MDIGTNWKLVAALAAFAIRKEVVMYTPLIVANTFIDRYGQEGGLTHMKLQKLVFFADGWSKAFDQTLVNELPQVWRYGPVYRSLYDRLNVYGGQPIQKPVKPSPFSNNEGIIQRQQDADLVDWIWNRYGQYSGGDLSTMTHNRGTPWQVMAERYSYRVPTHLEIDNEIFKSYFKSLASSEGLIGAAST; this is encoded by the coding sequence GTGGATATCGGAACAAATTGGAAACTTGTAGCGGCATTAGCCGCTTTTGCGATTCGAAAGGAGGTAGTTATGTATACCCCACTAATTGTTGCGAACACCTTCATCGATAGGTATGGCCAAGAAGGCGGTCTTACTCATATGAAGCTACAAAAATTAGTTTTTTTTGCGGATGGATGGTCAAAAGCCTTTGATCAAACACTTGTTAATGAGTTGCCTCAAGTTTGGCGATATGGCCCTGTATATAGATCGCTATATGATCGTTTGAATGTTTATGGAGGGCAACCGATACAGAAGCCGGTTAAACCTTCTCCATTCTCTAATAACGAGGGCATTATTCAGAGACAGCAAGATGCTGATTTAGTTGATTGGATTTGGAACCGCTATGGCCAATACAGTGGCGGTGACCTCTCTACCATGACACACAATAGAGGAACCCCGTGGCAGGTTATGGCAGAACGGTATAGCTATCGTGTGCCTACGCACTTGGAAATCGACAATGAAATTTTTAAATCGTATTTCAAGAGTTTGGCTAGTTCTGAAGGCCTTATCGGAGCAGCCAGCACCTAA